From a region of the Acidimicrobiia bacterium genome:
- a CDS encoding NAD(P)-dependent alcohol dehydrogenase: MRAIVQDGYGSTEVLRLAEVDRPDIAPHEVLVKVGAAGMDRGTAHLMTGKPYLMRILGFGFRRPKNRVPGLDVAGTVAAVGSEVTRFAPGDEVFGVSRGSFAEYAAAREDKLAHKPANLTFEQAAVVPISASTALQGLRDSGRIEAGQKVLIIGASGGVGTYAVQLAKAFGTEVTGVCSISKVDLVRSIGADHVIDYTREDYLDGARQYDLILDIGGNSGLSRLRRTLTPAGTLVIVGGEEGGNLIGGFDRQLRAVGLSLFVRQRLTMLVAKEDHSYLEALNPFIESGEVVPVIDKTYPLSQVSEAMGHLESGRARGKIAITI; the protein is encoded by the coding sequence ATGCGAGCCATCGTCCAGGACGGTTACGGCTCGACCGAGGTGCTCAGACTGGCGGAGGTCGACCGCCCCGACATCGCGCCGCACGAGGTGCTGGTGAAGGTCGGCGCCGCCGGGATGGATCGCGGCACCGCGCATCTCATGACCGGCAAGCCGTACCTGATGCGCATCCTGGGGTTCGGGTTTCGCCGGCCGAAGAACCGCGTACCTGGGCTGGACGTGGCCGGAACGGTCGCGGCGGTCGGGTCCGAGGTGACGAGGTTCGCGCCCGGTGACGAGGTGTTCGGCGTCAGCCGCGGGTCGTTCGCGGAGTACGCGGCCGCTCGCGAGGACAAGCTGGCCCACAAGCCGGCGAATCTCACGTTCGAGCAGGCGGCGGTCGTTCCCATCTCCGCCTCGACTGCCCTCCAGGGCCTGCGCGATTCCGGGCGCATCGAGGCAGGACAGAAGGTCCTCATCATCGGTGCGTCCGGCGGCGTCGGCACCTATGCCGTGCAGCTCGCCAAAGCATTCGGAACTGAGGTCACCGGGGTGTGCAGCATCTCGAAAGTCGATCTCGTGCGATCGATCGGTGCCGACCACGTCATCGACTACACCCGGGAGGACTACCTCGACGGTGCCCGGCAGTACGACCTCATACTCGATATCGGCGGGAACAGCGGGCTTTCCCGACTGCGACGGACGCTCACTCCCGCCGGGACGCTCGTCATCGTCGGCGGGGAAGAGGGCGGCAACCTCATCGGAGGATTCGACCGCCAGCTCCGTGCCGTGGGCCTATCGCTCTTCGTGCGTCAGCGACTCACCATGCTCGTCGCCAAGGAAGACCACTCCTACCTGGAAGCGCTCAACCCGTTCATCGAGAGCGGCGAGGTCGTTCCGGTCATCGACAAGACCTACCCGCTCTCCCAGGTGTCCGAAGCCATGGGACACCTCGAATCCGGACGAGCGCGAGGAAAGATCGCCATCACGATCTGA
- a CDS encoding TetR/AcrR family transcriptional regulator: protein MPARVGEGATKRVPLSRERLLRSAIAIADERGNAALTMRSLAQELGVKPMSLYHHVANKEEILDGIIDVVFGEIELPPADAGWRSAMRHRAISARRVLASHPWATPLMESRTNPGPATLRHHDAVIGSLRAAGFSIQMTAHAYSLLDSYVYGFALQEAVLPFDRKTAPDVAGAIIAQFPSDEYPHLAELATEHVLQPGYDHGNEFEIGLELILDGLDRLLHPN, encoded by the coding sequence ATGCCCGCAAGGGTCGGCGAGGGTGCGACGAAGCGGGTTCCGCTCAGCCGCGAACGGCTGCTCCGCAGTGCCATCGCCATTGCCGACGAGAGAGGCAACGCAGCGTTGACGATGCGGTCGCTCGCCCAGGAGCTCGGCGTCAAGCCCATGTCCCTGTACCACCACGTCGCCAACAAGGAGGAGATCCTCGACGGCATCATCGATGTCGTGTTCGGGGAGATCGAACTCCCCCCAGCCGACGCCGGCTGGCGGTCCGCCATGCGTCACCGTGCGATCTCTGCCCGCCGCGTGCTCGCAAGCCACCCCTGGGCCACCCCGCTCATGGAGTCACGAACGAACCCCGGCCCGGCCACGTTGCGGCATCACGACGCAGTGATCGGCTCCCTCCGCGCCGCCGGCTTCTCCATCCAGATGACCGCCCACGCCTACTCGCTGCTCGACAGCTACGTGTACGGCTTCGCCCTTCAGGAAGCCGTCCTGCCATTCGACAGGAAGACGGCTCCGGACGTGGCGGGGGCCATCATTGCGCAGTTCCCTTCCGACGAGTATCCCCACCTCGCCGAGTTGGCGACGGAGCATGTCCTCCAGCCCGGCTATGACCACGGCAACGAGTTCGAGATCGGACTCGAGCTGATCCTCGACGGTCTCGACAGGCTCCTGCATCCCAACTGA